A stretch of the Bacillus mesophilus genome encodes the following:
- a CDS encoding iron-containing alcohol dehydrogenase: protein MEVFDFFLPTKIKLGTGLFSKAGQFVKETVTGNKILLVTDPGIEQLGIVDTLLSSLENEDFQTKVFNGVRPNPKDTDCMNGAEVARQFEADVILAIGGGSVIDSAKAIAILQVLGGKPQDYAGRNKVPTGVTPLVVIPTTAGTGAEVTRSSVITDTTQKTKFTIKDVHIAPVLAIVDPELTYKLPKSLTASTGMDALVHAIEAFTCKLSNPIADGLALQAMKHIYPHLRTAVHEGTNKEARYQVMIGSTIAGMAFSHADVASVHCMAEAIGGLYDTPHGVANSMFLPYIVEFNAEADITKHAMIARTIGISSEKDTDEEATAKLVIEMKQLAQDLSIPTFSSLPEVKEEDFEYLAQSSFLNGSTPSNAREITTEDYLELFKKAYKNE, encoded by the coding sequence ATGGAAGTCTTTGATTTTTTTCTCCCAACAAAAATAAAGTTAGGGACAGGATTATTTTCAAAAGCTGGTCAATTTGTAAAGGAAACAGTTACTGGAAATAAAATCTTACTTGTAACTGATCCAGGAATTGAGCAACTCGGAATCGTGGATACCCTCCTATCATCACTTGAAAATGAGGACTTTCAAACCAAAGTATTTAATGGAGTTAGACCTAATCCTAAAGATACCGACTGCATGAACGGTGCTGAAGTGGCAAGACAATTTGAAGCGGATGTAATTCTAGCAATTGGTGGTGGCTCTGTTATTGATTCAGCAAAGGCAATTGCTATTTTGCAGGTTTTAGGGGGAAAACCACAAGACTATGCTGGTCGAAACAAGGTACCAACAGGTGTTACACCACTTGTTGTGATCCCAACTACAGCTGGTACTGGAGCCGAGGTGACTCGTTCTTCTGTTATAACCGATACTACTCAAAAAACGAAGTTCACGATTAAAGATGTACATATAGCACCGGTACTTGCTATTGTGGATCCTGAATTAACTTACAAGCTTCCCAAATCGTTGACTGCATCAACAGGAATGGATGCTCTTGTCCATGCAATTGAGGCATTTACATGTAAGCTTTCTAATCCAATTGCAGATGGTCTTGCTCTACAAGCTATGAAACATATCTATCCTCATCTAAGAACGGCCGTTCACGAAGGTACAAACAAAGAAGCAAGATATCAAGTTATGATAGGTTCTACCATTGCAGGTATGGCTTTTTCTCATGCAGATGTAGCATCGGTACATTGTATGGCTGAAGCGATTGGAGGGTTATATGATACTCCTCATGGAGTTGCAAATTCCATGTTTCTACCCTATATTGTTGAATTTAATGCAGAGGCTGACATTACCAAACATGCTATGATTGCGAGAACGATTGGTATTTCTTCAGAGAAGGATACGGACGAGGAAGCAACAGCGAAATTAGTAATTGAAATGAAGCAATTAGCACAGGACCTTTCAATCCCGACTTTCAGTAGTTTACCTGAGGTGAAAGAGGAAGATTTTGAGTATTTAGCACAGTCTTCATTCCTAAATGGCTCTACTCCAAGTAATGCAAGAGAGATTACAACAGAAGATTATTTGGAGCTATTTAAAAAAGCCTATAAAAATGAGTAA
- a CDS encoding MFS transporter, producing the protein MSSISISAPGHDQSEVLQENKVILLWSFTVWLVVMNTTMFNVALPSVLADLTLTSSTASWIVSGYSIVFAISTLTYSRLSDFIPISKLLIIGLSVLGAASIIGFFSQHFFILLLARVLQAAGAGAVPGLAMVLAGRYIPVSRRGKAMAYIASAASLGFGLGPVLGGAITQYLGWNYLFAVTGIVILLIPIFLKLLPNEPVKPVKFDTLGGLLTGLGVTALLLFLTTFSLPILFGCISILVLMWWRINTVEVPFVQPSLFKNRQFSKLLFIGFIAFVTHFAILFLMPIILTEIFSRNPAEVGLIIFPGAILSAIAAQFIGRFIDHFGNAPVIFFGQVCLLISTILFAWLTAASPYSILFIYMFTSIGFSALTSSISNEVTRILSYEEIGAGMGMIQLIQFFGGAFGVTLTGIALTLQNGFTAKVTYFNIYGGLTVLLLTSALTFGHYYLKTKKV; encoded by the coding sequence ATGTCATCGATATCCATTTCCGCTCCGGGTCATGATCAATCCGAAGTGTTACAAGAAAACAAGGTTATTCTGTTATGGAGTTTTACAGTCTGGTTGGTTGTAATGAATACGACCATGTTTAATGTTGCCCTACCATCCGTACTAGCAGACCTTACCTTAACTTCATCAACGGCCTCATGGATTGTATCGGGTTATTCCATTGTTTTTGCTATCTCCACACTGACATATAGTCGATTATCAGACTTTATTCCAATCTCCAAATTATTAATCATTGGTTTATCTGTTTTAGGAGCTGCTTCAATAATCGGTTTTTTCTCGCAACATTTTTTTATACTTTTGTTAGCACGTGTTTTACAAGCCGCTGGAGCAGGAGCTGTACCAGGGTTAGCTATGGTGTTAGCAGGTAGATATATACCAGTTTCAAGAAGAGGAAAAGCAATGGCTTATATTGCCTCAGCCGCTTCACTTGGATTTGGCTTAGGCCCAGTACTTGGAGGAGCAATTACTCAATATCTAGGCTGGAATTATTTATTTGCGGTCACAGGAATTGTTATTCTGTTAATACCCATATTTCTTAAACTTTTGCCCAATGAACCAGTAAAACCTGTTAAATTTGATACACTTGGAGGACTACTTACTGGTTTAGGTGTAACAGCCTTATTGCTTTTTTTAACTACATTTTCACTTCCTATTTTATTTGGGTGTATCTCTATTCTAGTTCTTATGTGGTGGCGTATAAACACTGTAGAAGTGCCATTTGTTCAACCTTCATTATTTAAAAACAGGCAATTTAGTAAGCTATTATTTATTGGATTTATCGCTTTTGTTACTCATTTTGCAATTTTGTTCTTAATGCCGATTATATTAACAGAGATTTTTAGTCGAAATCCCGCTGAGGTAGGTCTAATCATTTTTCCAGGAGCAATCCTTTCAGCAATCGCTGCTCAGTTTATAGGCCGTTTTATTGATCACTTTGGTAATGCGCCAGTCATCTTCTTCGGGCAAGTATGCTTATTGATTTCAACCATCTTGTTCGCATGGTTAACAGCTGCTTCACCATATTCAATACTTTTCATCTACATGTTTACAAGTATAGGGTTTTCTGCACTTACATCGAGCATTTCAAACGAGGTTACACGAATTTTATCCTATGAAGAAATTGGAGCTGGAATGGGGATGATTCAGCTCATTCAATTTTTTGGCGGGGCATTTGGTGTTACACTTACAGGTATAGCTTTAACTTTGCAAAACGGATTCACTGCAAAAGTAACTTATTTTAATATTTATGGTGGCTTAACTGTTCTTTTGCTGACTTCCGCATTGACCTTTGGGCATTATTACTTAAAAACCAAAAAGGTATAG
- a CDS encoding MFS transporter translates to MYMIEKGTLHTKKTSNLLLAGVGISTLGDFIYLVAINILVLRLTGSPAAVAGLWIMSPLAGILTKFWSGSFIDRMNKRSLMIVTDLIRAAIIIFLPFISSLWLLYMCLFFLSIAKSFFEPTSMTYITSVIPKEHRKQFNSFRSIFTSGAFLIGPAIAGVLIITTSIEIAIWLNALSFMISAVVLLFLPNIDKEAHSRKNITIKDLFNDWGYVIQFSRQHTYVIFVYFLAQFFMLVTLGMDAQEVVFTQKVLGLSETQFGLLISITGVGSILGAFAVSILAKRMSIQLLISSGFLLVALGYVIYALSFSFLSVAFGFIILGFFNAFSNTGFTTFYQNNVPVEMMGRISSVYGVIVSVFQIIFILLIGFTGELIPLRYSIIISSILVLSSGLLLAYIVHLPSRKQFFSEESVPVQG, encoded by the coding sequence ATGTATATGATTGAAAAAGGTACCTTACATACAAAGAAAACAAGTAATCTTCTTCTAGCTGGAGTAGGCATTTCAACACTAGGAGATTTTATTTATTTGGTAGCTATAAATATTCTAGTTTTACGTTTAACAGGTTCCCCGGCTGCAGTTGCCGGCTTATGGATTATGAGCCCGCTAGCAGGTATTCTTACAAAGTTCTGGTCTGGTAGTTTCATAGATCGAATGAACAAACGTTCTTTAATGATTGTTACAGACTTAATTAGAGCAGCTATTATTATATTTTTACCTTTTATTTCATCCTTGTGGTTATTGTATATGTGTTTGTTTTTCCTATCAATCGCAAAATCTTTTTTTGAGCCAACCTCTATGACCTATATTACTAGTGTTATTCCAAAGGAACATCGTAAACAGTTTAATTCATTTAGAAGTATTTTCACTTCCGGTGCATTTTTGATTGGCCCGGCAATCGCAGGGGTGTTAATCATAACAACTTCCATTGAGATTGCTATATGGTTGAATGCACTTTCGTTTATGATCTCAGCGGTTGTACTTTTGTTTCTTCCGAATATAGATAAAGAAGCACATTCTCGAAAGAATATTACGATAAAAGATCTCTTCAATGACTGGGGTTACGTCATTCAGTTTAGTCGCCAACATACATATGTCATTTTTGTATATTTCCTTGCTCAATTTTTCATGTTAGTCACGCTTGGAATGGATGCACAAGAGGTTGTTTTTACACAAAAGGTTCTGGGTTTATCAGAAACACAGTTTGGTTTACTCATTAGTATTACTGGGGTTGGTTCTATCTTAGGCGCATTTGCGGTTTCTATTCTAGCAAAACGAATGTCTATTCAACTATTAATCAGTTCTGGTTTCTTGCTTGTGGCCTTAGGTTATGTCATTTATGCCTTGTCCTTTTCGTTTTTATCAGTTGCATTCGGATTTATCATTCTTGGGTTCTTTAATGCCTTTTCAAACACTGGTTTTACGACTTTCTACCAAAATAATGTCCCTGTTGAAATGATGGGGCGAATCTCTAGTGTTTATGGTGTGATTGTTAGTGTGTTTCAGATCATCTTTATTTTATTAATAGGGTTTACTGGGGAATTGATTCCGTTGAGATACAGTATTATTATTTCTTCTATACTTGTATTAAGTAGTGGTCTTCTTTTAGCCTATATCGTGCATTTACCGTCACGAAAGCAATTTTTTAGCGAAGAGTCAGTTCCGGTTCAAGGATAA
- a CDS encoding alpha/beta hydrolase, protein MSLHPQAVALLEMFKARNLPPIEEQDLQVGRAAFVESTKLLNKIEDILSVEDIKIQGYQEEIAIRIYTPNEQADLPAFVYFHGGGWVIGNIDTHDPLCRMFANEAQCKVISVDYSLAPEHRFPVGVEDAYLATKYVFDHAQELGIDSSRIAVGGDSAGGNFATVVCYLANQRKDFAVGQQLLFYPSTGFEPTDSYEKYSEGYYLTKSTMQWFRQQYFNQPSETQSPLAAPMLIPDEEVALLPPAYILTAEYDPLCDGGENYANKLENAGVETTYICYPGMIHGFMCMTKVIEDGEKAIREAARYLKNQFSVIPAEHS, encoded by the coding sequence ATGAGCTTACACCCACAAGCTGTTGCTTTGTTAGAAATGTTTAAGGCCAGAAATCTTCCACCGATAGAGGAACAGGATTTACAAGTAGGTAGAGCAGCTTTCGTAGAATCAACGAAGCTATTAAACAAGATTGAGGACATATTAAGTGTTGAGGATATAAAAATACAGGGTTATCAAGAAGAAATTGCTATAAGAATATATACACCAAATGAACAAGCCGATTTACCTGCTTTTGTATATTTTCATGGTGGTGGATGGGTAATTGGAAACATTGATACCCATGATCCTCTTTGTCGTATGTTTGCAAACGAAGCTCAGTGTAAAGTTATTTCTGTTGATTATAGTTTGGCACCAGAACATAGGTTTCCTGTAGGTGTAGAAGATGCATACTTAGCTACGAAATATGTCTTTGATCATGCTCAGGAGCTAGGAATAGATTCAAGCCGTATTGCTGTTGGTGGAGATAGTGCAGGAGGAAACTTTGCAACAGTTGTCTGTTATTTAGCAAATCAAAGAAAAGATTTTGCTGTTGGGCAACAATTGTTATTTTACCCTTCAACAGGCTTTGAGCCAACAGATTCCTATGAAAAATATAGTGAGGGCTATTACCTAACAAAATCAACAATGCAGTGGTTTAGACAACAGTACTTTAACCAGCCAAGTGAAACACAAAGTCCGTTGGCGGCACCCATGCTAATTCCTGACGAAGAGGTTGCATTGCTTCCACCAGCATATATTCTAACTGCAGAATATGACCCATTATGTGACGGTGGGGAAAACTATGCGAACAAGCTAGAAAATGCAGGAGTGGAGACCACATATATTTGTTATCCTGGTATGATCCATGGCTTTATGTGTATGACTAAGGTGATTGAGGATGGGGAAAAAGCAATCCGGGAAGCGGCTCGTTACTTAAAAAATCAATTTTCAGTGATTCCTGCTGAACATTCATAA
- a CDS encoding rhodanese-related sulfurtransferase — MVNNYRVLLYYMYVPIENPEEFADEHLSFCNELGLKGRILVASEGINGTVSGTIEQTDLYMKAMKEDPRFTDIVFKVDLADSHAFKKMHVRARDELVTLRLNDDIDPTKKTGKYLNPTQFYEAIQDPDTLVLDARNDYEYDLGHFRGAVKPEIRNFRDLPDWIDQNREMLEGKKIVTYCTGGIRCEKFSGWLLKEGFEDVAQLHGGIVTYGKDSEVQGKLWDGQCYVFDERISVPINQTEHIIVGRDHFTGEPCERYVNCGNPECNKKIICSEESEHKYLRGCTHECQVHPRNRYVAEHALTEEQVREKLSALNLGS; from the coding sequence ATGGTCAATAATTATAGAGTATTGCTTTATTATATGTACGTCCCAATTGAAAATCCTGAGGAATTTGCTGATGAACACTTAAGCTTCTGTAATGAGCTAGGCCTTAAAGGAAGAATTCTAGTAGCAAGTGAAGGTATAAACGGTACAGTATCAGGAACGATTGAACAAACTGATCTATACATGAAGGCAATGAAAGAAGACCCGCGCTTTACAGATATAGTGTTTAAGGTGGATCTAGCGGATTCGCATGCTTTTAAAAAGATGCATGTTAGGGCACGTGACGAGCTCGTTACACTTCGCTTAAATGATGATATAGATCCAACTAAAAAGACTGGTAAGTATTTAAACCCAACACAATTTTATGAGGCAATACAAGACCCTGATACTCTCGTATTAGATGCAAGAAATGATTATGAATACGATTTAGGACATTTTAGGGGTGCAGTAAAACCAGAGATAAGAAACTTTCGTGACCTTCCCGATTGGATTGATCAAAATAGAGAGATGCTTGAAGGTAAGAAAATTGTTACTTATTGTACTGGAGGCATAAGGTGCGAAAAGTTTTCAGGTTGGTTATTAAAAGAGGGATTTGAGGATGTAGCACAGTTACATGGCGGAATTGTAACTTATGGAAAAGATTCTGAAGTTCAAGGCAAGCTATGGGATGGACAATGCTATGTGTTTGATGAGCGGATCAGTGTCCCAATTAATCAAACTGAACATATAATTGTTGGAAGAGATCACTTTACAGGAGAGCCTTGTGAACGCTATGTTAACTGCGGAAATCCTGAATGTAACAAAAAAATAATTTGCTCGGAAGAGAGTGAACATAAATATTTACGAGGATGTACACATGAATGTCAAGTACATCCAAGAAATCGATATGTAGCAGAACATGCTTTAACAGAAGAGCAAGTTAGAGAGAAACTTTCTGCTCTTAATTTAGGGAGTTAG
- a CDS encoding chromate transporter — MKHIQLFLAFFRVGMLGYGGGPASIPLVHKEVVDKYKWMNDDEFADVLALGNTLPGPIATKMAGYIGYRVAGVLGMINAVLATIVPTIVLMIILLTFLATYKDLPWVSGMSKAVVPIVGVMLASLTWDFFKKSKDTLGWMYALIIVVASIVLIELLNVHPALLIGSLLAYALLKKDKAPDVQQPVERGVGL; from the coding sequence TTGAAACATATTCAGCTGTTTTTAGCATTTTTTCGAGTCGGAATGCTCGGCTATGGTGGAGGACCTGCATCCATTCCACTTGTTCATAAAGAGGTAGTTGATAAATATAAATGGATGAATGATGATGAATTCGCAGATGTATTGGCTTTAGGGAATACGTTGCCTGGACCTATAGCTACGAAGATGGCTGGTTATATTGGGTATCGTGTTGCTGGAGTACTCGGTATGATTAACGCCGTTCTAGCAACCATTGTTCCAACAATAGTTTTAATGATTATCTTATTAACATTCCTAGCAACCTATAAGGATCTTCCTTGGGTAAGTGGGATGTCTAAGGCGGTTGTCCCGATTGTTGGTGTAATGTTAGCTAGTTTAACTTGGGATTTCTTTAAGAAATCAAAGGATACCCTCGGTTGGATGTATGCCTTGATTATCGTAGTTGCAAGTATTGTATTAATAGAATTATTAAATGTACACCCAGCACTATTAATTGGTAGTTTATTAGCTTATGCATTATTGAAGAAGGATAAGGCTCCTGATGTTCAGCAGCCGGTTGAAAGAGGTGTTGGTTTATGA
- a CDS encoding Lrp/AsnC family transcriptional regulator has product MKLDEIDRRILQLLTENARMSYVDIGKELNLSRVSIRERVNQLIEGGVIEKFSAVINSEKMGKSVSAFFEVDCEPSFLVEVAQTLVDNPAVASCYQMTGPSTLHMHVLVEDFSRLEHFINKELYSLQGITRVESHILLRRFKSRTGLKL; this is encoded by the coding sequence ATGAAGTTAGATGAAATTGACCGTAGAATTCTCCAATTACTTACCGAGAATGCAAGAATGTCATATGTGGATATTGGTAAGGAGTTAAATCTGTCTAGAGTATCGATTAGAGAGAGAGTCAATCAGCTAATTGAAGGTGGAGTTATTGAAAAGTTCTCAGCTGTCATTAACTCTGAGAAAATGGGAAAAAGTGTTTCTGCTTTTTTCGAAGTTGATTGCGAACCTAGTTTTTTAGTTGAGGTTGCACAGACGCTTGTAGATAACCCAGCGGTGGCAAGCTGCTACCAAATGACTGGTCCTAGTACCCTTCATATGCATGTGTTAGTGGAGGATTTCTCTAGACTTGAACACTTTATTAATAAAGAATTGTATAGCCTACAAGGGATCACAAGGGTAGAAAGTCATATTCTTTTAAGGCGTTTTAAAAGTCGAACAGGTTTAAAATTATAA
- the yfbR gene encoding 5'-deoxynucleotidase: MESHLLANLYRLRYIDRWSLMRNIMKENVAEHSFNVSLITHSLCSIANEVFHKNINTERAVTLSLFHDVTEVFTGDIPTPVKHHNRDILKNFRDIEKLAAERLVNQAPEALKHVYKSVIDEKQEVELSRFIKAADLLDAYLKCLTELTAGNREFTVAKTQIEEKISELDMPEVEYFLSHFAPSFEKTLDEISE, translated from the coding sequence ATGGAAAGTCATTTATTAGCAAATTTATATCGATTAAGGTACATTGACAGATGGAGTCTGATGAGAAATATTATGAAAGAAAACGTTGCTGAACATTCCTTTAATGTTTCTCTTATAACTCATTCTCTATGCTCGATCGCAAATGAGGTTTTTCATAAAAATATTAATACAGAAAGAGCAGTTACTTTATCTCTATTTCACGATGTTACCGAAGTATTTACTGGTGATATACCGACTCCAGTTAAGCACCACAACCGAGATATCCTAAAGAATTTTAGAGATATTGAAAAATTAGCTGCTGAAAGATTGGTAAATCAAGCCCCGGAAGCATTAAAGCATGTATACAAAAGCGTAATTGACGAAAAACAAGAGGTAGAATTATCAAGGTTTATTAAAGCAGCAGACTTATTAGATGCATACCTCAAGTGTTTGACTGAACTAACGGCAGGAAACCGAGAATTCACAGTAGCTAAAACTCAAATAGAAGAAAAAATATCAGAATTAGACATGCCTGAAGTAGAGTATTTTCTTAGCCACTTTGCACCAAGTTTTGAGAAAACACTTGATGAAATCTCAGAATAA
- a CDS encoding MaoC/PaaZ C-terminal domain-containing protein produces MTSLRELQVGESLENIQLTPVSRLDLIKYAGASGDYNPIHTIDEEAEKAGLPGIIAHGMWTMGNLAKLFTPYYEEGFIQDYQIRFRSMVFLNDVITLKATLKEMSDEQLNFDVAAVNQDDKVVIKGSIKFSTYS; encoded by the coding sequence ATGACTAGTTTAAGAGAGTTACAAGTCGGAGAGTCACTTGAGAACATTCAATTAACTCCTGTATCTAGATTAGACTTAATTAAATACGCGGGAGCATCCGGTGATTATAATCCTATTCATACCATTGATGAGGAAGCGGAGAAAGCGGGATTGCCTGGAATTATTGCTCATGGAATGTGGACAATGGGTAACTTAGCGAAGCTATTTACTCCTTATTATGAAGAAGGATTTATTCAAGATTATCAAATTAGGTTCAGAAGTATGGTGTTCCTTAATGATGTAATTACATTAAAAGCAACACTTAAAGAAATGTCTGATGAACAATTAAATTTTGATGTCGCTGCTGTAAACCAGGATGACAAGGTAGTAATAAAGGGATCAATCAAATTCTCAACCTATTCATAA
- a CDS encoding chromate transporter, translating to MILWHIFLAFFIPGIVGYGGGPASIPLVENEVVDRYEWMTVSEFSEVLALGNALPGPIATKMAGYIGYQQGGIPGAIVGVFATVAPSLILMIILLSILYKFKDSPKVKRMTNYVRPTIAVLLGVMTYSFFSTSYVDAGLMQTIILIVVGFLLLEKWKVHPAYVIVGALVYGGIFLQ from the coding sequence ATGATCCTATGGCATATATTTTTAGCTTTCTTTATCCCAGGAATAGTTGGCTATGGTGGAGGACCTGCATCCATTCCACTTGTTGAAAATGAAGTAGTTGATCGTTATGAATGGATGACGGTGTCTGAATTTAGTGAAGTACTCGCTTTAGGAAATGCGCTGCCTGGCCCCATTGCTACGAAGATGGCTGGTTATATTGGTTATCAACAAGGTGGAATTCCTGGAGCAATTGTAGGGGTATTCGCTACTGTTGCACCTTCTCTAATTTTAATGATTATATTACTTAGTATTCTCTACAAGTTTAAAGATTCACCTAAGGTAAAAAGAATGACAAACTATGTACGTCCTACCATTGCTGTTTTGCTAGGTGTGATGACTTATAGCTTTTTCTCTACATCATACGTAGATGCTGGTCTGATGCAAACAATTATTTTAATTGTGGTAGGTTTTCTCTTATTGGAAAAGTGGAAAGTGCATCCTGCCTATGTAATAGTAGGAGCACTAGTTTATGGTGGCATCTTTCTACAATAG
- a CDS encoding S9 family peptidase: MITFPKTGIESFFRTINIVDFDVHSSEEELIYSTNLNGYYNVWAMNLEKRYPYQLTTANQMNSFVKYNSKKNLLLTGYDHDGDENYHIYALQPSGGEAAPLLHADGEKFYYGDLSKDGNTLYYVTSVDNPNFLSIRRLNLENGENEILIQGEGGPSYLYAVSPNESSFAYSKEVGNTSSFGFVFSNNESIAITPSQETPHRVREVEYIDEDTLLVLTNYGSEFSYIASFEISTRTFKKLFELEGHELSKLTLDRTKNKVYFVAQRGVEDHLYSYDLSNSTQQVVAKPFDMVDKLVIGKKGTIFALGRSTTKPANLFRSYDLTQWEQLTEHQIIGVRQEELAEPEVLTYPSFDGMEIESLYFAPPKEIDNGHTILWPHGGPQWAVRKTFSPLFQYLTTQGFRVFSPNFRGSTGYGETFVKLVNKDWGGGPRLDIVAGMEWLNQQGKSSADQWFCIGGSYGGYMTLLLHGRHADLFKAFVDIFGPSNLFTTIETAPEHWKAADRELIGDPVEDREKLIEDSPMTYIDQMTKPMLVIQGSNDPRVVKVESDVIVEAMKERGQDVEYLVLEDEGHGFSKTENALKVYSLMVSFLQKYL, from the coding sequence ATGATTACATTTCCCAAAACAGGTATTGAAAGCTTTTTTCGAACAATTAATATAGTTGATTTCGATGTACATAGCTCAGAAGAAGAGTTAATCTATTCTACTAATTTAAATGGGTACTATAATGTATGGGCAATGAATCTAGAAAAACGGTATCCTTATCAGCTAACAACGGCTAATCAAATGAATTCTTTTGTAAAATATAACTCAAAAAAGAATCTTCTTTTAACGGGTTATGATCATGATGGTGATGAAAACTATCACATTTACGCATTACAACCTTCTGGTGGGGAGGCAGCACCACTTTTACACGCAGATGGTGAAAAGTTTTATTATGGTGATCTCTCTAAAGACGGAAACACTCTTTATTACGTAACAAGTGTTGATAATCCGAATTTCTTATCCATTCGCCGACTAAATTTAGAAAATGGCGAAAATGAAATCCTTATCCAAGGAGAGGGTGGACCAAGTTATTTATATGCAGTAAGCCCCAATGAATCTTCGTTTGCTTATTCAAAGGAAGTCGGAAATACAAGTTCGTTTGGCTTTGTATTTTCTAATAACGAGTCTATTGCGATTACGCCTTCTCAAGAAACTCCTCATCGTGTGAGAGAGGTAGAATACATAGATGAAGATACTTTGTTAGTACTGACAAACTACGGAAGTGAATTTTCTTATATAGCAAGCTTTGAGATTAGTACTCGTACTTTTAAAAAGCTTTTTGAATTAGAAGGCCATGAATTATCTAAGCTTACCCTAGATCGTACGAAGAATAAGGTTTACTTTGTTGCACAGCGTGGTGTTGAGGATCATTTGTATTCATATGATTTATCGAATTCAACTCAACAGGTAGTAGCAAAACCATTTGATATGGTTGATAAACTTGTTATTGGGAAGAAAGGGACTATATTTGCATTAGGCCGCTCAACAACCAAACCAGCCAATCTATTCCGCAGTTATGATCTTACTCAATGGGAACAGCTTACTGAGCATCAAATTATTGGGGTTAGGCAAGAGGAACTTGCAGAACCAGAAGTATTAACATATCCAAGCTTTGACGGAATGGAAATTGAGTCACTATACTTTGCTCCACCAAAAGAGATTGACAATGGTCACACAATTTTATGGCCACATGGAGGGCCGCAATGGGCAGTTCGAAAAACATTTAGTCCATTGTTCCAATACCTTACTACACAAGGTTTCCGAGTCTTCTCACCTAATTTCCGGGGCAGCACTGGGTACGGTGAAACCTTTGTAAAACTCGTAAATAAGGACTGGGGTGGTGGACCTCGTCTTGATATCGTCGCGGGTATGGAATGGTTGAATCAACAAGGTAAGTCAAGTGCTGATCAATGGTTCTGCATTGGTGGCAGCTATGGAGGGTATATGACATTACTTCTTCATGGTCGACATGCTGATCTCTTCAAAGCGTTCGTAGATATTTTTGGACCTAGTAATTTATTTACAACAATTGAAACAGCCCCTGAGCATTGGAAGGCAGCAGATCGTGAGTTAATTGGAGATCCTGTAGAAGATCGCGAAAAGTTGATTGAAGATTCACCGATGACTTACATTGATCAAATGACGAAGCCAATGCTTGTAATCCAGGGATCTAATGACCCGAGAGTAGTAAAGGTGGAATCAGATGTAATTGTTGAAGCGATGAAAGAACGAGGGCAAGATGTTGAGTATTTAGTACTAGAAGATGAAGGTCATGGCTTCTCTAAAACAGAGAATGCATTGAAAGTTTATAGTTTAATGGTTAGTTTCCTTCAAAAATATCTTTAA
- a CDS encoding MaoC family dehydratase N-terminal domain-containing protein has translation MYHDSIGKRSNKVKNVVERGAVKKFAESIGDPHPIFIDEETGKHSRYKANIAPPTFPRVFDYGVINDLKLPSKGLIHGEQVFHYERPLLVGEELLCYQEVSKYYERKGSFGDMGFLVIKVYGETLAGELVFTADQVVIINEAVRKAMSV, from the coding sequence ATGTATCATGATTCGATTGGGAAGCGTTCTAATAAAGTTAAAAATGTTGTAGAAAGAGGAGCAGTAAAAAAGTTTGCCGAGTCGATTGGTGATCCTCATCCTATTTTTATTGATGAAGAAACTGGAAAACATTCAAGATATAAAGCAAATATAGCTCCTCCGACTTTTCCGAGAGTATTTGATTACGGTGTGATTAATGACTTGAAGTTACCTTCAAAAGGATTAATACACGGAGAACAAGTTTTTCATTATGAAAGACCGTTATTAGTTGGGGAAGAACTTCTATGCTATCAAGAAGTAAGTAAATACTATGAGAGAAAAGGTAGTTTTGGGGATATGGGCTTCTTGGTCATAAAGGTATATGGTGAAACCTTAGCGGGAGAGCTTGTCTTTACAGCCGACCAGGTTGTGATTATTAATGAAGCTGTAAGAAAGGCGATGAGCGTATGA